Proteins encoded by one window of Blautia faecicola:
- a CDS encoding cation:proton antiporter, which translates to METTYNFLLDLALILLTTKILGLVTRRYNMPQVVGALLAGLLMGPACLNILHETTFIHDAAEIGVVVLMFCAGMETDIDELKKSGKASFVIALLGVLVPLAGGFAVAYFFNKPGIIDSDAGASAFLQNIFIGVILTATSVSISVETLKEMGKLKTHSGNAILGAAIIDDILGIIALTIVTSMADSSVSLGMVLLKIVGFFAFALIAGVAFYYGYKKWEELTNRPLHRHAIMVFVFCLLLSYCAEVFFGVADITGAFVAGLVVSKTQRTQWLASKFDTISYMLLSPLFFASIGIKVVLPAMNGKVVGFTVVLVIVAVLTKVLGCGLGAKVCGYKNYQCARIGVGMISRGEVALIVADKGSALGLMGSSFLGPVVIVVVITTIITPILLKFVFRFGPNGASGTGALASNYEQIEKYREGEMEK; encoded by the coding sequence ATGGAAACAACGTACAATTTTTTACTGGATCTGGCATTGATCCTGCTTACTACGAAGATCCTTGGACTGGTAACACGTCGTTACAATATGCCACAGGTGGTAGGGGCATTGCTGGCAGGTCTCCTGATGGGACCGGCCTGTCTTAATATTCTCCATGAGACCACTTTTATTCATGATGCTGCGGAGATCGGAGTTGTGGTTCTGATGTTCTGTGCAGGTATGGAGACGGATATCGACGAGTTAAAGAAGAGCGGAAAAGCCTCGTTTGTGATCGCATTGCTGGGTGTTCTGGTACCTCTGGCAGGCGGGTTTGCCGTGGCATATTTCTTTAACAAGCCCGGAATTATCGATTCTGATGCGGGAGCCAGTGCGTTTTTACAGAATATTTTTATCGGTGTTATCCTGACGGCAACGTCTGTAAGTATCAGTGTGGAAACGCTGAAAGAGATGGGAAAATTAAAAACTCATTCCGGTAATGCGATCCTGGGAGCCGCAATTATCGATGACATTCTGGGTATTATTGCACTGACAATTGTTACCAGTATGGCAGACTCTTCCGTAAGCCTCGGTATGGTACTGTTAAAAATCGTAGGTTTCTTTGCATTTGCGCTGATTGCAGGTGTGGCATTCTATTATGGTTACAAAAAATGGGAAGAACTGACAAACAGACCACTGCATCGCCATGCAATCATGGTATTTGTATTCTGTCTGTTGCTGTCATATTGCGCAGAAGTATTCTTCGGCGTGGCAGATATCACAGGTGCTTTCGTGGCAGGTCTGGTAGTATCCAAGACACAGAGAACACAGTGGCTGGCATCCAAATTCGATACGATTTCTTATATGCTTCTTTCGCCGCTGTTTTTTGCAAGTATCGGTATCAAAGTTGTACTTCCGGCTATGAACGGAAAAGTTGTGGGATTTACAGTTGTTCTGGTAATCGTCGCAGTGCTGACGAAAGTGCTGGGCTGCGGACTGGGTGCAAAAGTGTGTGGATATAAGAATTACCAGTGTGCCCGTATCGGTGTCGGTATGATCTCCCGAGGTGAGGTTGCACTGATCGTTGCTGATAAAGGATCGGCTCTCGGATTGATGGGATCTTCCTTCCTGGGACCTGTGGTTATTGTAGTTGTGATCACGACTATCATAACGCCAATCCTTCTGAAATTTGTATTTCGTTTCGGACCAAATGGTGCAAGCGGAACGGGTGCTCTTGCAAGCAACTATGAGCAGATTGAAAAATACCGTGAGGGTGAGATGGAAAAATAA
- a CDS encoding PHP domain-containing protein has protein sequence MKFDMHCHTKEGSMDGKVMIEEYIKKLKEKGFGGMLVSDHNSYDGYREWRDSIKGKNHTDFVVLKGVEYDTIDCGHMLVIMPEGVKLKLLELRGLPAQILIMVVHKYGGIVGPAHPYGEKYLSLIKTQARKKFHEERLKSLMEQFDFVEVFNACESEEVNEKARKLARKYHKPGFGGSDAHRLECIGMAYTKLPDNIRCESDLIKYVKSVSYITCGGTRYDKTTKDKLGPFNKLLVESFFVYNKSGERLRRRKRMKELENLH, from the coding sequence ATGAAGTTCGATATGCATTGCCATACCAAGGAAGGTTCCATGGATGGAAAAGTCATGATCGAAGAATATATCAAAAAACTGAAAGAAAAAGGATTCGGCGGGATGCTGGTATCCGATCACAACTCTTATGACGGTTACCGGGAATGGAGAGATTCCATCAAAGGAAAGAATCATACAGATTTCGTGGTGTTAAAGGGTGTGGAATATGATACGATCGACTGTGGACATATGCTGGTGATCATGCCGGAGGGAGTGAAGCTGAAACTTCTTGAACTGCGCGGTCTGCCGGCTCAGATTCTGATCATGGTGGTACACAAATACGGAGGAATTGTCGGACCGGCGCATCCATACGGAGAAAAATACCTCAGTCTGATCAAAACCCAGGCGAGAAAGAAGTTTCACGAAGAACGGCTGAAAAGTCTGATGGAACAGTTTGACTTTGTGGAAGTTTTCAATGCCTGCGAATCAGAAGAAGTGAACGAAAAGGCCAGAAAACTGGCCAGAAAGTATCATAAACCCGGATTTGGGGGAAGCGATGCTCACAGACTGGAATGTATCGGAATGGCGTACACCAAATTGCCGGATAATATCCGCTGTGAATCGGATCTGATCAAATATGTAAAAAGTGTTTCCTATATTACCTGTGGCGGAACCCGGTACGATAAAACAACCAAGGACAAACTGGGTCCCTTTAATAAACTGCTGGTGGAATCGTTCTTTGTATATAATAAAAGCGGTGAACGTCTGCGCCGGAGAAAACGAATGAAAGAACTGGAAAACCTCCATTGA
- a CDS encoding ABC transporter permease, whose amino-acid sequence MRKNPVLENEMKRYTRNMKCAWIILGVNLVLALFALIAQMGLSGRENYMTILQYRFPIQCYVLMGYGLFLAICILIPGLAGGAIAGERERKTLDLLLTTHLSPWKIILGKLESSLCLIFLISFSTLPVIGLVLIYGGITLVNLFQLILNLVITGIFIGSIAIFYSAIIRKTTVAVILSYVTVVLLVFGTMGILFGTGYIQQMRGMYQEGFTGIRLGGLVYLLYFNPAVTLYGLIGQQTTNAYGLVRLCDYFGDYSHSFGVEHMVELSILVQLGCSALLLIAAGRHINPMRK is encoded by the coding sequence ATGAGGAAGAATCCGGTTCTGGAAAATGAAATGAAACGTTATACAAGAAATATGAAATGTGCCTGGATTATTCTCGGCGTGAATCTGGTTCTGGCATTGTTTGCCCTGATCGCACAGATGGGATTGAGCGGAAGAGAAAATTATATGACGATCCTGCAGTACCGTTTTCCGATCCAGTGCTATGTCCTGATGGGATATGGTTTGTTCCTTGCCATCTGTATACTGATCCCGGGACTGGCAGGAGGTGCCATTGCGGGGGAACGTGAGAGAAAGACCCTGGATCTGCTTCTCACCACCCATCTGAGTCCCTGGAAAATTATTCTGGGAAAACTGGAATCTTCTCTCTGCCTGATTTTCCTTATTTCCTTTTCAACACTTCCTGTAATAGGACTGGTGCTGATCTATGGAGGAATTACTCTGGTAAATCTGTTTCAGCTGATCCTGAATCTTGTCATCACCGGTATATTTATAGGAAGTATCGCTATCTTTTATTCGGCGATCATACGTAAAACTACGGTTGCGGTGATTTTAAGTTATGTGACAGTGGTACTTCTGGTGTTCGGAACGATGGGTATCCTGTTTGGAACCGGCTATATTCAGCAGATGCGGGGAATGTACCAGGAAGGCTTTACAGGCATCCGGCTTGGCGGGCTGGTTTATCTTCTGTATTTTAATCCGGCAGTCACGCTGTATGGACTGATCGGACAGCAGACAACCAACGCCTACGGACTGGTACGGCTGTGTGATTATTTTGGAGATTACAGCCATTCTTTTGGGGTGGAGCATATGGTAGAACTGTCGATTCTGGTACAGCTGGGCTGTTCCGCTCTTCTCCTGATCGCTGCAGGACGGCATATTAACCCGATGCGGAAATGA
- a CDS encoding ABC transporter ATP-binding protein, with product MLKIESLTRRYPHVTALDGLNMEIGHGQLYGFVGPNGAGKTTTIRIISGLLRPTSGKVWIDGIRAEKETRVLKSKIGYVPDFFGVYDNLTVMEYLEFYSAAYGIDEKEGRLRASEVLERVHLFHIEDRMVDELSRGMQQRLCLARAMIHRPQLLVMDEPASGLDPGARRIFKEVLRSLCEEGYTVLISSHILSDLADMCSNIGVIHQGKMVLEGPIDEIMTSIDSSNPILIEVYQNLETAVHLLNRHPLVSRIAIDKNMISILFTGSREEEAQLLRQLVEQKVLVTSFRREHNNLESVFFHLTDPVQGGTTV from the coding sequence ATGCTTAAGATTGAAAGTCTGACCAGAAGGTATCCTCACGTAACGGCGTTGGACGGACTGAATATGGAAATCGGGCATGGACAGCTGTATGGATTTGTAGGACCAAACGGTGCCGGAAAAACGACCACGATCCGAATCATATCCGGATTACTGCGGCCGACTTCAGGAAAAGTGTGGATCGATGGTATCCGGGCAGAAAAGGAGACACGCGTCTTAAAAAGCAAGATCGGCTATGTGCCGGATTTTTTCGGTGTCTATGATAATCTGACGGTGATGGAATATCTGGAATTTTATTCGGCTGCCTATGGAATCGATGAAAAAGAGGGGCGCTTAAGGGCTTCGGAGGTACTGGAACGGGTACATCTCTTTCATATTGAGGACCGTATGGTAGATGAATTATCCAGAGGGATGCAGCAGAGGCTCTGTCTTGCCCGTGCCATGATTCACCGGCCACAGCTTCTGGTGATGGATGAGCCGGCATCCGGACTGGATCCGGGTGCAAGGAGGATCTTTAAAGAAGTTTTGCGGAGTTTGTGTGAAGAGGGATATACGGTACTGATCAGTTCACATATTCTGTCTGATCTGGCAGATATGTGCAGCAATATCGGAGTTATCCATCAGGGGAAAATGGTACTGGAAGGTCCCATCGATGAAATCATGACCTCTATCGACAGTTCCAATCCGATCCTGATCGAGGTATATCAGAATCTGGAGACTGCCGTTCACCTGCTGAACCGGCACCCGCTGGTATCCAGAATAGCAATCGATAAAAATATGATTTCCATTCTTTTTACCGGAAGCAGGGAAGAAGAGGCGCAGCTTCTGAGACAACTGGTGGAGCAGAAGGTGCTGGTAACTTCTTTTCGCAGAGAACACAATAATCTGGAATCTGTATTTTTCCATCTTACAGATCCGGTACAGGGAGGAACGACAGTATGA